A single Thermosynechococcus vestitus BP-1 DNA region contains:
- a CDS encoding iron uptake porin — protein sequence MEQSLRAVIVGALGINVFLLNSAVFAQTLNPVRASDSLGQVTSVSQLADVRPTDWAYQALASLVEKYGCIAGYPDGTFRGHRALTRFEMAAALNACLDVVSDRFATKEDLATLQRLSEEFAAELATLRGRVDNLEARTAALEATQFSTTTQLSVDAVMAVQAGGNTGQVTSYDPNIGAPVTFPGGNFNPTVLSRVEINLNTSFRGSDQLITTLQMGNNGLDTIGGSLVNGGIFNAGAVDYGDVPIAVNLYRLYYSFQPLKDLTLGFGAQFYPSDLIDTNSYANDSFQDFSSGFFINNPLIVPQAVHGPGGAGVTLVWNPQQGPFTLRALYVAAQANQPIPALGGGAFGDPFQASLELEYARPFGSNEQNNFAVRLQYTHSGTQRLVQNAGGLNTELTLGKFGLFGRYGISGAEFRAGFNLNDLGAFQVITGLPQQTILHTWMAGVAYRDLLAEGSLLAAAVGQPFLNSLGSAVGINDGTQTNYELFFRIPISDNIAVTPVLMAITEANNVRGNSPILQGLIRTTFSF from the coding sequence ATGGAACAATCTTTAAGAGCGGTCATTGTGGGAGCCCTTGGCATTAACGTTTTTCTCCTGAATTCAGCAGTTTTTGCTCAGACGCTGAATCCTGTGCGGGCAAGTGACAGTCTGGGACAGGTAACCTCTGTCTCGCAGCTTGCGGATGTGCGCCCCACCGATTGGGCCTACCAAGCCCTTGCTTCCTTAGTGGAAAAATATGGCTGCATTGCCGGCTATCCGGATGGCACGTTTCGGGGTCATCGTGCCCTGACACGGTTTGAAATGGCGGCGGCTTTGAATGCTTGCCTCGATGTGGTGAGCGATCGCTTTGCCACCAAGGAAGATTTAGCTACCTTGCAACGACTTTCTGAGGAATTTGCCGCTGAACTGGCCACCCTGCGCGGACGAGTGGATAATCTTGAAGCCCGCACTGCCGCCCTCGAAGCCACCCAATTTTCGACCACCACCCAGCTCTCGGTGGATGCCGTGATGGCCGTTCAAGCAGGGGGCAACACGGGCCAAGTCACTAGTTACGACCCTAATATCGGTGCTCCTGTGACGTTCCCAGGGGGTAATTTTAATCCCACAGTACTGAGTCGCGTTGAGATCAATCTCAACACCAGCTTTCGGGGCAGCGATCAACTGATCACCACCCTACAAATGGGCAACAATGGCCTCGACACCATTGGCGGTAGTTTGGTGAATGGAGGAATCTTTAATGCCGGTGCTGTGGACTATGGGGATGTGCCCATCGCCGTTAACCTGTACCGGCTCTACTACAGCTTTCAGCCTCTCAAGGACTTAACCCTAGGATTTGGCGCGCAGTTTTACCCCAGTGACCTAATTGACACCAACAGCTATGCCAATGACTCGTTTCAGGATTTTAGTTCTGGGTTCTTTATTAACAACCCTCTAATTGTGCCCCAAGCAGTGCATGGCCCTGGCGGCGCTGGGGTCACACTGGTGTGGAATCCGCAACAAGGTCCCTTTACTCTGCGGGCACTCTACGTTGCAGCCCAGGCGAATCAGCCGATCCCAGCTCTGGGCGGTGGCGCCTTTGGCGATCCTTTTCAGGCCAGTTTAGAACTGGAATACGCTCGCCCCTTCGGCAGCAATGAGCAAAATAACTTTGCAGTACGGCTGCAGTATACCCACTCCGGAACTCAACGCCTGGTTCAAAATGCCGGTGGCCTGAACACGGAGCTGACCTTGGGCAAATTCGGTCTCTTTGGTCGCTATGGCATTTCTGGGGCGGAGTTTCGCGCCGGCTTTAACCTCAATGATCTAGGAGCTTTCCAAGTGATCACAGGCCTGCCCCAACAAACAATCCTGCACACCTGGATGGCGGGGGTGGCCTATCGGGATTTGCTTGCGGAAGGGTCTCTGTTGGCAGCAGCAGTGGGTCAGCCTTTTCTCAATTCCCTCGGGTCTGCTGTGGGCATCAATGATGGCACCCAAACCAACTACGAACTCTTTTTCCGCATTCCCATCAGCGATAACATTGCGGTGACTCCTGTCCTGATGGCGATTACAGAGGCCAATAACGTGCGCGGCAATAGTCCCATCCTACAAGGTTTGATCCGCACGACGTTTAGCTTCTAA
- a CDS encoding DUF561 domain-containing protein, which yields MLHPRLTAAFKQRSVLKIISGLNNFDRDRVRAVVMAADQGGATFVDIAADPQLVHLAKELTTLPVCVSAVEPLQLLGAVAAGADLVEIGNYDSFYAQGRVFSGEEVLALTRQTRELLPQIMLSVTVPHTLPLDQQVALAEALVAAGADVIQTEGGTSSQPHHGGTLGLIEKAAPTLAAAYEISRAVSVPVLCASGLSTVTIPLAIAAGAAGVGVGSAVNQLNSEVAMVASVRALVEAVNTAIAVHG from the coding sequence ATGTTGCATCCGCGCTTAACCGCTGCCTTTAAGCAGCGTTCTGTTCTGAAGATTATCAGTGGCCTCAACAATTTTGATCGCGATCGCGTGCGGGCGGTGGTGATGGCCGCCGATCAAGGGGGCGCCACCTTTGTGGATATTGCTGCCGATCCTCAACTCGTGCACCTTGCCAAGGAACTGACGACGCTGCCAGTCTGTGTATCGGCGGTGGAACCCTTGCAACTCCTAGGGGCAGTGGCCGCTGGTGCCGATCTGGTGGAAATTGGCAACTATGATAGCTTCTATGCCCAAGGGCGAGTATTTAGCGGCGAGGAAGTGCTGGCCTTGACGCGCCAAACCCGCGAGTTGCTGCCCCAGATCATGCTGTCGGTGACTGTGCCCCATACGCTGCCCTTGGATCAACAAGTTGCCCTCGCTGAAGCCTTAGTGGCCGCCGGTGCCGACGTCATTCAAACGGAGGGGGGGACGAGTAGCCAGCCCCACCACGGTGGCACATTGGGTCTCATTGAAAAAGCCGCTCCCACATTGGCGGCAGCCTATGAAATTTCCCGTGCCGTTTCGGTGCCGGTGCTGTGTGCTTCGGGGCTTTCGACGGTGACGATTCCGCTGGCGATCGCCGCTGGGGCTGCAGGTGTAGGGGTTGGTTCTGCCGTCAACCAACTCAATAGTGAAGTGGCCATGGTGGCCAGTGTGCGTGCCCTTGTCGAAGCGGTTAACACTGCCATTGCCGTCCACGGCTAA
- a CDS encoding RsmB/NOP family class I SAM-dependent RNA methyltransferase, with protein sequence MTPPAYPATVLWCGEPAAALPFAALPPLPWQPPWVSRFVAGSPTGQHPLHAAGAYYCLDSSSVFAAVPLLTLPQEPSLVIDVCAAPGGKSLFAWRSLHPRYLICNETIGKRVGKLIGNLKRCRVHPVGVTSWDSEVLAAEFQGTADVVIVDAPCSGQSLLAKGQKAEGCFHPLTIRHNQRRQKRILAAATTLVRPGGWLLYSTCTFSQDENEDVAAWLMAKFPHLLPQPVPALAAYQSHLAAFPCYRLWPHQGEGAGAFTILWQHQGKGESNPLPDLGNRRAFGDRWRWQSSSQPA encoded by the coding sequence ATGACCCCCCCAGCTTATCCTGCCACGGTGCTTTGGTGTGGGGAGCCGGCTGCTGCCCTACCTTTTGCGGCCTTACCACCGCTGCCGTGGCAACCCCCCTGGGTGAGCCGCTTTGTTGCCGGTAGTCCAACGGGTCAACACCCTCTCCATGCAGCCGGTGCCTATTATTGCTTGGATAGCTCATCGGTGTTTGCGGCGGTTCCCCTGCTCACCCTGCCCCAGGAGCCGTCCTTGGTGATCGATGTGTGTGCGGCACCTGGCGGGAAGAGCCTCTTTGCGTGGCGATCGCTCCACCCTCGCTACCTCATCTGCAATGAGACGATTGGCAAGCGAGTAGGGAAGCTCATTGGCAATCTCAAACGCTGTCGCGTCCATCCCGTAGGCGTCACCTCTTGGGATAGCGAAGTGCTGGCTGCTGAATTCCAAGGCACGGCCGATGTCGTCATTGTCGATGCCCCCTGCTCCGGTCAATCCCTGCTGGCCAAGGGACAAAAAGCCGAGGGCTGCTTCCATCCTCTGACCATTCGCCACAACCAACGGCGACAAAAACGAATTCTAGCGGCGGCAACCACCCTTGTGCGTCCGGGGGGATGGCTGCTCTATAGCACCTGCACCTTTAGCCAAGATGAAAACGAGGATGTGGCTGCTTGGCTCATGGCAAAGTTTCCCCACTTGCTTCCTCAACCCGTGCCGGCCCTGGCGGCCTATCAATCCCATTTAGCAGCATTTCCCTGCTATCGGCTATGGCCCCACCAAGGGGAAGGGGCGGGCGCCTTTACGATTCTCTGGCAACATCAGGGCAAGGGGGAATCCAATCCGCTACCTGATTTAGGCAACCGTCGCGCCTTTGGCGATCGCTGGCGCTGGCAATCCAGTTCCCAACCGGCATAG
- the glgP gene encoding alpha-glucan family phosphorylase, protein MTPIRTFNVRPHLPQRLEPLRELAYNLYWTWHTEAIALLRRRDPELREETNPNPFTPLGPIGQDRLWDAAADNGFLAQTERGMSQFQEYAQPVQTWYQQTGPDAPPGECIAYFSLEFGPTECLPISSEGLGVLAGDHLKSASDLGLPLVGVGLLYQKGYFPQYLGGDRWQQECYPSNDFYTLPLKLIPTPEGQEHRISVDYPNRKVQARIWQVQVGRVPLSLLDTNLPENSASDQPITDDRYGGDTDLHGLGLRPTVYPMNEGHSAFLSLERIRQPLTEDHPTYGGSLEMVQASQLFTTHTPLPAGIDRFPADKAIY, encoded by the coding sequence ATGACGCCCATCCGCACGTTTAACGTTCGTCCCCACTTGCCGCAACGTTTGGAACCCCTGCGGGAACTGGCCTACAACCTCTACTGGACGTGGCACACCGAGGCGATCGCCCTGTTGCGCCGCCGCGATCCAGAACTGCGGGAGGAAACAAACCCCAACCCGTTCACCCCCTTGGGACCCATTGGCCAAGATCGCCTCTGGGATGCAGCTGCCGACAACGGCTTTTTGGCACAGACGGAGCGGGGAATGAGCCAGTTTCAAGAATATGCCCAGCCTGTCCAGACGTGGTACCAGCAAACGGGCCCCGATGCGCCCCCGGGGGAGTGTATTGCCTATTTTTCCCTTGAATTTGGCCCCACGGAGTGCCTGCCAATCTCTTCAGAGGGCTTGGGGGTCTTGGCTGGGGATCACCTTAAATCCGCCAGTGACCTAGGACTCCCCTTGGTGGGGGTGGGATTGCTCTATCAAAAGGGCTATTTTCCGCAGTACCTCGGTGGCGATCGCTGGCAGCAGGAGTGCTATCCCAGTAATGATTTTTATACCCTGCCCCTCAAGCTCATCCCTACCCCTGAAGGTCAAGAGCATCGAATTAGCGTCGATTACCCCAATCGGAAGGTGCAAGCACGGATTTGGCAAGTCCAAGTGGGTCGGGTTCCCCTCTCTCTGTTGGATACAAATTTGCCAGAAAACAGTGCCTCCGATCAGCCGATCACCGATGACCGCTATGGCGGTGATACCGATCTGCACGGCTTGGGGTTGCGGCCAACGGTCTATCCCATGAATGAAGGGCACTCGGCCTTTTTGTCCCTAGAGCGGATTCGTCAGCCGCTCACCGAAGACCATCCCACCTATGGTGGGTCCTTGGAGATGGTGCAGGCCAGCCAGCTCTTTACCACCCATACGCCCCTGCCTGCGGGAATTGATCGATTTCCTGCCGATAAGGCGATCTACTAG
- a CDS encoding ATP-binding cassette domain-containing protein: protein MRSPPPKTVVDLPTVILTLESQGKTLTYSLTQPEHRLGRDHQWADLVVPDDPLWSVISSRHAVFKQQGATYYLWDGDGHQRRSTNGTFYNQRRIGIEEGFALGETLRLEIGQDPKNKVQLLVQIQFSATASPPPLPQQRRLVLKTLKEWPLTLGRQASNSYRHWQLDAPTVSLHHASIDRTSAGLYVLRDLGSSNGTYVNAKLLKGPYTLRNGDQIRIGPFVLLYHHETLEIRDQGSHLRIDAWGLERRVKTPAGDRALLQEVAFVAEPRQLVGIVGGSGTGKSTLLKVLMGLDPPQEGQVLLNGLNLHRHLASYRHQIGYVPQDDIVHARLTVAEVLNYAAQLRLPADTDAQNRRAAVERVLEQVQLRGTEHQRVASLSGGQRKRVSIAVELLANPKLFFLDEPTSGLDPGLDFLLMQLLRQLADQERTIVLVTHATSHVYLCDRLLVLGPGGRLCYFGPADEARQFFSPTGDRPLNSVAEIYALLTPENSAAWSQKFRQSAHYQRYLASHLSIGPHYESTSVLGAESRPNAETPPQQPAPPHLYQWRVLCHRQWQLLWRDRLSLVLNLISVPIALLLTRFASDRSPFVPQDPPSLLQAAQTLRILFVFTCACLWVGLSGWAQALITEAAIYRRERLANLSLWAYMAAKLTLGKGMALAQTLLITLVGLLAFGLPKGALLPWPLGFGITTFLTLVASLCLGLLISAAVHNSDQASKILPPLLLPQIIFAGVLFKLTGIATALSWLTIGRWTMGAYGALIDVNSMVPPPLDFGLFEPPPQPFDPTPVYAPTWGNLLLNWGMLMLHSLTYMGVATYLQRRKG, encoded by the coding sequence ATGCGATCGCCCCCGCCAAAAACGGTTGTTGATCTACCCACCGTCATCCTCACCCTCGAAAGTCAGGGGAAAACACTGACCTATTCCCTGACACAGCCAGAACATCGCCTGGGACGGGATCACCAGTGGGCGGATTTGGTGGTGCCCGATGATCCACTGTGGTCAGTGATTTCCAGCCGCCATGCCGTTTTTAAGCAACAGGGGGCAACCTACTACCTCTGGGATGGAGATGGCCATCAACGCCGCAGCACCAATGGCACCTTCTACAACCAACGCCGCATCGGCATTGAAGAGGGCTTTGCTCTCGGGGAAACCCTACGGCTAGAAATTGGCCAAGACCCGAAAAACAAAGTGCAATTGCTGGTCCAGATCCAGTTTTCGGCAACCGCCAGTCCACCCCCCTTACCACAGCAGCGCCGCCTTGTCCTGAAAACCCTCAAGGAATGGCCGCTGACTTTAGGGCGGCAAGCAAGCAACAGCTATCGGCATTGGCAACTGGATGCCCCCACGGTGTCCCTGCACCACGCCAGTATTGATCGCACCAGTGCGGGTCTCTACGTTCTGAGGGATTTGGGCAGCAGCAACGGCACCTACGTCAACGCCAAACTCCTCAAGGGACCCTACACACTGCGCAACGGTGATCAGATTCGCATTGGGCCTTTTGTCCTTCTCTACCACCATGAGACCTTAGAAATTAGGGACCAGGGCAGTCATCTTCGCATTGATGCTTGGGGATTGGAACGACGGGTAAAAACTCCAGCGGGCGATCGCGCCCTCTTGCAAGAGGTTGCCTTTGTGGCGGAGCCGAGACAACTTGTGGGGATTGTCGGTGGCAGTGGTACGGGGAAATCCACCCTCTTAAAAGTGTTGATGGGGCTCGATCCGCCTCAGGAAGGACAGGTGCTGCTCAATGGTTTGAATTTGCATCGCCATCTTGCCAGCTACCGCCACCAAATTGGTTATGTTCCCCAAGATGATATTGTCCATGCCCGCCTCACCGTGGCCGAAGTCCTGAATTATGCGGCGCAACTGCGCTTACCCGCGGATACCGATGCCCAAAACCGCAGGGCAGCAGTTGAGCGAGTTCTTGAACAGGTGCAGTTAAGGGGTACGGAACATCAACGGGTGGCCAGCCTCAGTGGCGGTCAGCGCAAGCGGGTGAGTATTGCCGTTGAGCTATTGGCCAATCCCAAGCTCTTTTTCCTTGATGAACCCACGTCGGGTCTAGATCCGGGGCTCGACTTTTTGCTGATGCAGTTGCTGCGGCAATTGGCCGATCAAGAACGCACAATTGTTTTGGTTACCCACGCCACGAGTCATGTGTATTTGTGCGATCGCCTACTTGTTCTTGGTCCTGGGGGGCGGCTTTGCTATTTTGGCCCAGCCGATGAGGCTCGTCAATTCTTTAGTCCAACGGGCGATCGCCCTCTCAATTCTGTGGCTGAAATTTATGCTCTCCTGACTCCCGAAAATAGTGCTGCCTGGAGTCAAAAATTTCGCCAATCTGCCCACTATCAACGCTACCTTGCCAGCCACCTCAGTATCGGGCCGCACTACGAGAGTACCAGTGTTCTGGGGGCAGAGAGTCGTCCCAATGCCGAAACACCACCGCAGCAGCCGGCACCGCCTCACCTCTACCAATGGCGGGTATTGTGCCACCGGCAGTGGCAACTCCTGTGGCGCGATCGCCTCAGCCTTGTCTTAAATTTGATCAGTGTCCCTATTGCCCTGCTGCTTACTCGCTTTGCCAGCGATCGCTCCCCCTTTGTCCCCCAAGATCCCCCCAGCCTGCTGCAAGCGGCTCAAACCCTGCGCATTCTCTTTGTCTTTACCTGTGCCTGTCTTTGGGTGGGACTCTCGGGCTGGGCGCAAGCCCTGATCACAGAGGCGGCCATCTACCGCCGCGAACGCCTTGCCAATCTCAGTCTCTGGGCCTACATGGCCGCCAAACTCACCCTTGGCAAGGGCATGGCTTTGGCACAAACGCTACTCATTACCCTTGTGGGACTGTTGGCCTTTGGTCTGCCAAAGGGTGCCCTCCTCCCTTGGCCACTGGGGTTTGGCATCACCACCTTCCTGACACTAGTGGCGAGTCTCTGTTTGGGGCTTTTGATCTCGGCTGCTGTCCACAATAGCGATCAAGCCAGCAAGATTTTACCGCCGTTGCTCCTGCCGCAAATTATCTTTGCCGGCGTCCTCTTCAAGCTCACGGGCATTGCAACGGCTCTCTCTTGGCTGACGATTGGCCGTTGGACAATGGGTGCCTATGGTGCCTTGATTGACGTGAATAGTATGGTACCGCCACCTCTTGATTTTGGTCTCTTTGAACCACCGCCCCAACCCTTTGATCCGACCCCTGTCTATGCCCCCACTTGGGGTAATCTGCTGCTGAATTGGGGAATGCTGATGCTCCACAGCCTGACTTACATGGGTGTGGCCACCTATCTACAACGGCGCAAAGGCTAG
- a CDS encoding fatty acid desaturase family protein: MTLSGSSPSLLSVAELQDLNQRSNWAGLRQLALHLGILLVSGAVGLTQFGKHGWLAMPALFLCGTSLATMFATLHECSHRTAFASQWLNDAVAWLAGLLCFYNSDFYRRYHRWHHRYTQIPGKDPELADGKPTNWREYLWELSGLPWWWGKLKTFWHLFLGRLEGYPYITPEARPAVIRSARLQLLTYGGAIALAVALGYPWLVLAWIGLLAVGQPVLRFILLAEHTHCSHDANGLMNTRTTLTLWPIRLFMWNMPYHTEHHLYPSIPFHSLGKAHTLLKSHLGHCVSGYFQVHRQIVAQFKQPSR, from the coding sequence ATGACCCTATCGGGGAGTTCCCCTAGCCTGCTCTCTGTTGCCGAGCTACAAGACCTCAATCAACGCAGCAATTGGGCTGGCCTGCGACAGTTAGCCCTCCATTTAGGCATTCTCCTTGTGAGTGGTGCAGTGGGGCTGACGCAATTTGGGAAGCACGGGTGGTTAGCAATGCCGGCTCTCTTCCTCTGTGGCACTAGTTTGGCGACGATGTTTGCCACGCTCCATGAGTGCTCCCACCGCACAGCCTTTGCCAGTCAATGGTTGAATGACGCGGTGGCGTGGTTGGCGGGGCTGCTGTGTTTTTACAACAGTGATTTTTACCGTCGCTATCACAGATGGCACCATCGCTACACGCAAATCCCCGGCAAAGACCCAGAACTGGCTGATGGCAAGCCCACGAACTGGCGAGAGTACCTCTGGGAACTGAGTGGCTTACCTTGGTGGTGGGGCAAACTAAAAACCTTCTGGCATCTGTTCCTGGGTCGCTTGGAGGGCTATCCCTACATCACCCCTGAGGCGCGTCCTGCGGTGATTCGCTCGGCACGACTGCAACTGTTGACCTATGGGGGGGCGATCGCTCTTGCAGTTGCCTTGGGTTATCCTTGGCTGGTCTTGGCTTGGATCGGACTCTTAGCGGTGGGTCAGCCAGTTCTGCGATTTATTTTGCTGGCGGAGCACACCCATTGCAGCCACGATGCTAATGGCTTGATGAATACCCGCACCACCCTAACTCTGTGGCCGATTCGTCTCTTCATGTGGAATATGCCCTACCACACGGAGCATCACCTCTATCCTTCAATTCCTTTCCATAGCCTTGGTAAGGCGCATACACTCCTGAAATCCCATCTAGGGCACTGTGTCTCGGGCTATTTCCAAGTGCATCGCCAAATTGTGGCACAGTTCAAGCAACCATCACGGTAG